Proteins found in one Pseudomonas sp. P8_241 genomic segment:
- the choX gene encoding choline ABC transporter substrate-binding protein — translation MKRLISSCVLALSGTAFLSASVMAAEPAACQNVRMGVVNWTDVIATSAMTQVLLDGLGYNTKQTSASQQIIFAGIRDQRLDLFLGYWNPLMTQTITPFVDANQVRVLEAPSLQDARATLAVPTYLADKGLKTFADIAKFEKELGGKIYGIEPGSGANTQIKAMIAKNQFGLGKFQLVESSEAGMLAAVDRAVRRKEAVVFFGWAPHPMNVNVQMTYLTGSEDALGPNEGMATVWTVTAPKYAEQCPNIGRLLSNLTYTAEDESRMMQPLLDHKDAFESARQWLKDHPQDKQRWLEGVTTFDGKPAAENLKLTSK, via the coding sequence ATGAAACGACTGATCAGCAGCTGTGTTCTTGCACTCAGTGGTACCGCTTTTCTGAGCGCCAGTGTCATGGCCGCCGAACCCGCCGCGTGCCAGAACGTGCGCATGGGTGTAGTGAACTGGACCGACGTGATCGCGACCAGCGCGATGACCCAGGTATTGCTCGATGGCCTCGGCTATAACACCAAACAAACCAGCGCCTCCCAGCAAATCATCTTCGCCGGGATCCGCGACCAGCGTCTGGACCTGTTCCTGGGTTACTGGAACCCGCTGATGACCCAGACCATCACCCCGTTCGTCGACGCCAACCAGGTCAGGGTGCTTGAAGCCCCTAGTTTGCAAGACGCTCGCGCCACCCTTGCCGTGCCGACCTACCTCGCCGACAAAGGCTTGAAGACATTCGCCGACATCGCCAAATTCGAAAAAGAACTGGGCGGCAAGATCTACGGCATCGAACCGGGCTCGGGCGCCAACACCCAGATCAAAGCGATGATTGCCAAGAACCAGTTCGGTCTCGGCAAATTCCAGCTGGTCGAATCCAGTGAAGCCGGCATGCTCGCCGCCGTGGACCGTGCCGTGCGCCGCAAGGAGGCCGTGGTGTTCTTCGGTTGGGCGCCGCACCCGATGAACGTCAATGTGCAAATGACTTACCTGACCGGCAGCGAAGACGCCCTCGGCCCGAACGAGGGCATGGCCACGGTCTGGACCGTTACCGCGCCGAAATACGCCGAACAATGCCCGAACATCGGCCGCCTGCTGAGCAACCTGACCTACACCGCCGAAGACGAGAGCCGAATGATGCAGCCGCTGCTGGATCACAAGGACGCCTTCGAGTCGGCCCGGCAATGGCTCAAGGATCACCCGCAGGACAAACAACGCTGGCTCGAAGGCGTCACCACCTTCGACGGCAAACCGGCTGCGGAAAACCTGAAACTGACCAGCAAATAA
- a CDS encoding helix-turn-helix domain-containing protein produces MSAPTDVQIINDAEGNPAFVVIPYAQYVAQKIEPDLIPHEVVSRIVDGATPIRAWREHLNLTQDEVAKRMGISQPAFAQQETVAKPRKATREKIAMAFGITASQLEL; encoded by the coding sequence ATGAGCGCACCTACTGACGTACAAATCATCAACGACGCCGAAGGCAATCCAGCCTTTGTGGTCATTCCATACGCGCAATATGTGGCGCAGAAAATCGAGCCCGATCTGATCCCTCACGAAGTGGTCAGTCGCATCGTCGACGGCGCCACTCCCATCCGTGCATGGCGAGAACACTTGAACCTTACCCAAGATGAAGTAGCCAAACGCATGGGCATTTCTCAACCAGCCTTCGCTCAACAGGAAACAGTCGCCAAGCCCCGCAAAGCGACCCGCGAAAAAATCGCCATGGCGTTTGGCATCACCGCCAGTCAACTTGAGCTGTAA
- a CDS encoding DUF3010 family protein has protein sequence MKLCGIEIKGSEAIIAVASLDGTTLSHVALATKKIALDDDDEAANVKVFAAQVASFVRENSIDRIVIKKRSKKGEFAGGPTTFKIEGVFQLLENCEVTLLSPQTINAQAKKHNFELPGTLNKYQHEAYKAACSALMKK, from the coding sequence ATGAAACTCTGCGGCATCGAAATCAAAGGCAGCGAAGCGATCATCGCCGTGGCCAGCCTGGACGGCACGACGTTGAGCCATGTTGCGCTCGCCACCAAGAAAATTGCCCTGGACGATGACGACGAGGCCGCCAACGTCAAAGTGTTTGCGGCTCAGGTTGCGTCGTTTGTGCGTGAGAATTCCATTGATCGTATTGTGATCAAGAAGCGCAGCAAGAAAGGCGAGTTCGCGGGCGGGCCGACGACGTTCAAGATCGAAGGGGTTTTCCAGTTGCTAGAGAATTGTGAGGTGACGTTGCTGTCGCCGCAGACGATCAATGCCCAGGCCAAAAAGCACAACTTCGAGCTGCCGGGGACGCTGAACAAGTATCAGCATGAGGCTTACAAAGCAGCCTGCTCTGCACTGATGAAAAAGTAA
- the dgcA gene encoding dimethylglycine demethylation protein DgcA: MAFEAMFQPIQIGKLTIRNRVLSTAHAEVYATDGGMTTDRYVKYYEEKAKGGIGLAICGGSSVVAIDSPQEWWSSVNLSTDRIIPHFQNLADAMHKHGAKIMIQITHMGRRSRWDGFNWPTLMSPSGVREPVHRATCKTIEPEEIWRVIGNYAQAARRAKAGGLDGVELSAVHQHMIDQFWSPRVNKRTDEWGGTFEGRMKFGLEVLKAVRAEVGDDFCVGMRICGDEFHPDGLSHEDMKQIAKYYDDTGMLDFLGVVGSGCDTHNTLANVIPNMSYPPEPFLHLAAGIKEVVKVPVLHAQNIKDPNQATRILEGGYVDMVGMTRAHIADPHLIAKIKMGQIDQIKQCVGANYCIDRQYQGLDVLCIQNAATSREYMGLPHIIEKTTGVKRKVVVVGAGPAGMEAARVAAERGHDVTLFEKKEFIGGQITTASKAPQRDQIAGITRWYQLELARLKVDLRLGTAADAPTIMDLRPDVVVLAVGGHPFIEQNEHWGAAEGLVVSSWDVLDGKVATGKNVLVYDTICEFTGMSTADFIADKGSQVEIVTDDIKPGVAIGGTSFPTYYRSMYPKEVIMTGDMMLEKVYREGDKLVAVLENEYTGAKEERVVDQVVIENGVRPDEEIYYALKEGSRNKGQIDVEALFAIKPQPCLEQSGDGYLLFRIGDCVAQRNVHAAIYDALRLCKDF; this comes from the coding sequence ATGGCTTTCGAAGCAATGTTCCAGCCGATTCAGATCGGCAAACTGACCATCCGTAACCGCGTACTCAGCACCGCGCACGCGGAGGTCTATGCGACCGACGGCGGCATGACCACCGACCGGTACGTCAAGTATTACGAAGAGAAGGCCAAGGGCGGGATCGGCCTGGCGATCTGCGGCGGTTCGTCCGTGGTGGCGATCGACAGCCCGCAGGAATGGTGGAGTTCGGTGAACCTGTCCACCGACCGCATCATCCCGCACTTCCAGAATCTGGCCGACGCCATGCACAAGCACGGCGCCAAGATCATGATTCAGATTACCCACATGGGTCGTCGCTCGCGTTGGGACGGCTTCAACTGGCCAACCCTGATGTCGCCATCGGGCGTGCGTGAGCCGGTGCACCGTGCCACCTGCAAGACCATCGAGCCGGAAGAAATCTGGCGGGTGATCGGCAACTATGCGCAAGCGGCACGCCGCGCCAAGGCCGGTGGCCTGGACGGCGTCGAACTGTCGGCTGTGCACCAGCACATGATCGACCAGTTCTGGAGCCCACGGGTCAACAAGCGTACCGACGAATGGGGCGGCACCTTCGAAGGCCGCATGAAGTTCGGCCTGGAAGTCTTGAAAGCGGTACGCGCCGAGGTCGGTGACGATTTCTGTGTGGGCATGCGCATTTGCGGTGACGAGTTCCACCCCGATGGTTTGTCCCACGAGGACATGAAGCAGATCGCCAAGTATTACGACGACACCGGCATGCTCGACTTCCTCGGCGTTGTGGGCTCGGGTTGCGACACCCACAACACCCTGGCCAACGTTATCCCCAATATGAGTTATCCACCGGAGCCGTTCCTGCACCTGGCGGCCGGCATCAAGGAAGTGGTCAAGGTCCCGGTGCTGCATGCGCAGAACATCAAGGACCCGAACCAGGCGACCCGTATTCTGGAAGGCGGTTACGTCGACATGGTCGGCATGACTCGCGCCCACATCGCCGACCCGCACCTGATCGCCAAGATCAAGATGGGCCAGATCGACCAGATCAAACAATGCGTCGGCGCCAACTACTGCATCGACCGTCAGTATCAAGGTCTGGATGTGTTGTGCATCCAAAACGCTGCGACGTCTCGTGAATACATGGGCCTGCCGCACATCATCGAAAAAACCACCGGTGTGAAGCGCAAGGTTGTGGTGGTCGGTGCCGGTCCTGCGGGGATGGAAGCCGCACGCGTTGCCGCCGAACGTGGCCACGACGTGACCCTGTTCGAGAAAAAAGAATTCATCGGTGGCCAGATCACCACCGCTTCGAAAGCGCCGCAACGGGACCAGATCGCCGGTATCACCCGCTGGTATCAGCTGGAACTGGCGCGACTGAAAGTCGACCTGCGCCTGGGCACTGCGGCCGATGCGCCGACCATCATGGACCTGCGTCCGGACGTGGTGGTGCTGGCGGTTGGCGGTCATCCGTTCATCGAGCAGAACGAACACTGGGGCGCGGCTGAAGGTTTGGTGGTCAGCAGCTGGGACGTGCTCGACGGCAAAGTCGCGACGGGCAAGAACGTGCTGGTCTACGACACCATTTGCGAGTTCACCGGTATGTCGACTGCCGACTTCATCGCGGACAAGGGCAGCCAGGTCGAGATCGTCACCGACGACATCAAACCGGGCGTGGCCATTGGCGGTACGTCGTTCCCGACCTACTACCGCAGCATGTACCCGAAAGAAGTGATCATGACCGGCGACATGATGCTGGAGAAGGTCTACCGCGAAGGCGACAAGCTGGTGGCGGTGCTGGAGAACGAATACACCGGCGCCAAAGAGGAGCGGGTGGTCGATCAGGTTGTCATCGAAAACGGCGTGCGTCCGGACGAAGAAATCTACTACGCGTTGAAGGAAGGCTCGCGCAACAAAGGCCAGATCGACGTCGAAGCGTTGTTCGCGATCAAGCCGCAACCGTGTCTGGAACAGAGTGGTGACGGTTACCTGCTGTTCCGCATCGGCGACTGCGTGGCCCAGCGCAACGTGCATGCGGCGATCTATGACGCGCTGCGGCTGTGCAAGGATTTCTAA
- a CDS encoding DUF5943 domain-containing protein — protein sequence MAKIAPQLPIEVDSETGVWTSDALPMLYVPRHFFVNNHMGIEEVLGADAYAEILYKAGYKSAWHWCEKEAECHGLEGVAVFEHYMKRLSQRGWGLFKIQDIDLDKGTASVKLEHSAFVYVYGKVGRKVDYMFTGWFAGAMDQILQARGSKIRTVAEQVYGGSEEGHDDGLFTVKPL from the coding sequence ATGGCCAAGATCGCCCCGCAATTGCCTATCGAAGTCGACAGCGAAACCGGTGTCTGGACCTCCGATGCCCTGCCGATGCTGTACGTGCCGCGCCATTTCTTCGTCAACAACCACATGGGCATCGAGGAAGTGCTGGGCGCCGACGCCTATGCTGAGATCCTCTACAAGGCCGGCTACAAATCCGCCTGGCACTGGTGTGAAAAGGAAGCCGAATGCCATGGTCTGGAAGGCGTTGCGGTGTTCGAGCACTACATGAAGCGCCTGTCGCAGCGCGGCTGGGGCCTGTTCAAGATCCAGGACATTGACCTCGACAAAGGCACCGCCAGCGTCAAGCTCGAACACTCGGCGTTCGTTTACGTGTACGGCAAGGTCGGGCGCAAGGTCGACTATATGTTCACTGGCTGGTTTGCCGGTGCGATGGATCAGATTCTCCAGGCCCGTGGCAGCAAGATTCGCACCGTCGCCGAGCAAGTCTACGGTGGCTCCGAAGAAGGCCACGATGACGGTTTGTTCACCGTCAAGCCGTTGTAA
- a CDS encoding lysozyme inhibitor LprI family protein — MKSILLALALIATGVHAAEESDDNPCDKVENDIQTLECSAFSKTTAEELLNENLKSLNERMQSLYGKNPSQLNDIIAKIKAAQALWLKTRDADCAVEAFPTTSGSKAFTIAQNDCVARMSDERSEFLESIGQE, encoded by the coding sequence ATGAAATCCATCCTCCTGGCTTTGGCACTGATTGCGACTGGCGTACACGCAGCGGAGGAGTCCGACGACAACCCGTGCGACAAAGTCGAAAACGACATCCAGACCCTGGAATGCTCGGCTTTCAGTAAAACCACCGCTGAAGAGCTGCTGAACGAAAACCTCAAAAGCCTGAACGAGCGCATGCAGTCGCTGTACGGCAAGAACCCGTCGCAACTGAACGACATCATCGCCAAAATCAAAGCCGCTCAGGCGCTATGGCTGAAAACCCGCGATGCCGATTGCGCCGTAGAAGCCTTTCCCACCACGTCCGGCAGCAAAGCATTCACCATTGCGCAGAACGATTGCGTGGCGCGAATGAGTGACGAGCGGTCGGAGTTTTTGGAGTCGATTGGGCAGGAGTGA
- a CDS encoding type II toxin-antitoxin system RelE/ParE family toxin: MNSIHWTRKAVKQLLRLHFVHQIQVRDAITALAGMPDVGNVKALVGHDYAYRLRVGNYRVMFDWDGAIKVVSIQQVKKRDERTY; encoded by the coding sequence ATGAACAGCATTCACTGGACTCGAAAGGCCGTTAAGCAACTCTTGAGATTGCATTTCGTTCACCAGATTCAGGTTCGTGATGCCATCACGGCGCTCGCTGGCATGCCCGATGTGGGCAATGTCAAAGCACTGGTCGGTCATGACTACGCTTATCGGCTGCGCGTCGGTAACTATCGGGTCATGTTTGATTGGGATGGCGCGATCAAAGTGGTCAGCATTCAACAGGTCAAAAAACGCGATGAGCGCACCTACTGA
- the dgcB gene encoding dimethylglycine demethylation protein DgcB, whose amino-acid sequence MLNTLLPILLFAALALAVLGALRRVAMWRRGRASKVDLIGGLFAMPKRYMVDLHHVVARDKYIANTHVATAGGAVASIVLAILVHGFGLHNRILGYALLLMTAVMFVGAIFVYLRRRNPPARLSKGPWMRLPKSLLAFSASFFLLTLPVAGILPEHFGGWLLAAILGVGVLWGVSELFFGMTWGGPMKHAFAGALHLAWHRRAERFGGGRSTGLKPLDLSDPDAPLGVEKPKDFTWNQLLGFDACVQCGKCEAACPAFAAGQPLNPKKLIQDMVVGLAGGTDAKFAGSPYPGKAIGEHSGNPHQPIVNGLVDAETLWSCTTCRACVEECPMMIEHVDAIVDMRRHLTLEKGATPNKGAEVLENLIATDNPGGFAPGGRMNWAADLNLNLLSEKKSTDVLFWVGDGAFDMRNQRTLRAFVKVLKAAKVDFAVLGLEERDSGDVARRLGDEATFQLLAKRNIQTLAKYSFNRIITCDPHSFHVLKNEYGAFDGNYLVQHHSTYMAEIIQAGALNLGQHKGDSVTYHDPCYLGRYNGEYEAPRQVLRALGIEVKEMQRSGFRSRCCGGGGGAPITDIPGKQRIPDMRMEDIRETGAELVAVGCPQCTAMLEGVVEPRPLIKDIAELVADALLEDAAPSKPAAPAQREPAEVH is encoded by the coding sequence ATGTTGAACACCCTTCTTCCAATCCTGTTGTTCGCAGCCCTGGCCCTTGCGGTGCTGGGCGCGTTGCGGCGGGTGGCCATGTGGCGTCGGGGCCGGGCCTCGAAGGTCGACCTGATCGGCGGCCTGTTCGCCATGCCCAAGCGTTACATGGTCGATCTGCACCACGTGGTGGCGCGGGACAAGTACATCGCCAACACCCACGTCGCCACGGCGGGCGGTGCGGTGGCGTCCATCGTGCTGGCGATTCTGGTGCATGGTTTCGGCCTGCATAACCGCATCCTCGGCTACGCGTTACTGCTGATGACGGCGGTGATGTTCGTCGGGGCGATCTTTGTTTACCTGCGTCGCCGCAACCCTCCGGCGCGTCTGTCGAAAGGCCCGTGGATGCGCCTACCGAAAAGCCTGCTGGCGTTCTCGGCCTCCTTCTTCCTGTTGACCTTGCCGGTGGCCGGGATCCTCCCGGAACACTTCGGTGGCTGGCTGTTGGCGGCGATTCTCGGGGTTGGCGTGTTGTGGGGCGTGTCGGAACTGTTCTTCGGCATGACCTGGGGCGGTCCGATGAAGCACGCCTTCGCCGGTGCCCTGCACCTGGCCTGGCACCGTCGCGCCGAACGCTTTGGCGGTGGTCGTTCCACCGGTTTGAAACCACTGGACCTGAGTGATCCTGACGCGCCTTTGGGCGTGGAAAAACCCAAGGATTTCACCTGGAACCAGTTGCTCGGTTTCGACGCCTGCGTGCAGTGCGGTAAGTGCGAAGCAGCATGTCCGGCCTTCGCCGCCGGTCAACCGCTGAACCCGAAAAAACTGATTCAGGACATGGTCGTCGGCCTGGCCGGTGGCACCGATGCCAAGTTCGCCGGCAGTCCGTATCCGGGCAAGGCCATTGGCGAGCATTCAGGGAACCCGCATCAACCGATCGTCAACGGTCTGGTAGACGCTGAAACCCTATGGTCGTGCACCACCTGCCGCGCTTGCGTCGAGGAATGCCCGATGATGATCGAGCACGTCGATGCCATCGTCGACATGCGCCGCCATCTGACCCTGGAAAAAGGCGCAACGCCGAACAAGGGCGCCGAAGTCCTGGAGAACCTGATCGCCACCGACAACCCCGGTGGTTTTGCGCCGGGCGGGCGGATGAACTGGGCGGCGGACCTGAACCTCAATCTGCTGAGCGAGAAGAAATCCACTGACGTGCTGTTCTGGGTTGGCGACGGCGCCTTCGACATGCGCAACCAGCGCACCCTGCGTGCGTTCGTCAAAGTGCTGAAAGCGGCTAAAGTCGACTTCGCGGTACTCGGCCTGGAAGAACGCGACAGCGGTGACGTGGCCCGACGCCTGGGCGATGAAGCGACCTTCCAGTTGCTGGCCAAGCGCAACATTCAGACCTTGGCCAAGTACAGCTTCAATCGCATCATCACCTGCGATCCGCACAGTTTCCACGTGCTGAAAAACGAGTACGGCGCCTTCGATGGCAACTACCTGGTGCAGCACCACAGCACCTACATGGCAGAAATCATCCAGGCCGGCGCGCTGAACCTCGGCCAGCACAAAGGCGACAGCGTGACCTATCACGACCCGTGCTACCTCGGCCGCTACAACGGCGAATACGAGGCGCCGCGTCAGGTGTTGCGCGCCCTCGGGATCGAAGTCAAAGAGATGCAACGTTCCGGTTTCCGTTCGCGCTGCTGCGGTGGCGGCGGCGGGGCGCCGATCACTGACATTCCGGGCAAGCAACGGATTCCGGACATGCGCATGGAAGACATCCGCGAGACCGGCGCCGAGCTGGTGGCCGTGGGTTGTCCACAGTGCACGGCGATGCTCGAAGGGGTGGTCGAGCCCCGCCCGCTGATCAAGGACATCGCCGAGCTGGTGGCCGACGCGTTGCTCGAAGATGCCGCGCCGAGCAAACCGGCTGCACCAGCCCAACGTGAACCTGCGGAGGTGCACTGA
- a CDS encoding dipeptidase, which translates to MSPAELHADSIVIDGLIIAKWNRELFEDMRKGGLTAANCTVSVWEGFQATVNNIAASQKLIRENGDLVMPVRTTADIRKAKEQGKTGILFGFQNAHAYEDQIGYVEVFKQLGVGIVQMCYNTQNLVGTGCYERDGGLSGFGREIVAEMNRVGVMCDLSHVGSKTSEEVILESKKPVCYSHCLPSGLKEHPRNKSDEELKFIADHGGFVGVTMFAPFLAKGIDSTIDDYAEAIEYVMNLVGEDAIGIGTDFTQGHGQDFFEYLTHDKGYARRLTSFGKIINPLGIRTVGEFPNLTETLLKRGHTERVVRKIMGENWVNVLKDVWGE; encoded by the coding sequence ATGAGCCCAGCCGAATTGCACGCCGACAGCATCGTTATCGACGGGCTGATTATCGCCAAGTGGAACCGTGAACTGTTCGAAGACATGCGCAAGGGCGGTTTAACGGCGGCCAACTGCACCGTTTCAGTGTGGGAGGGCTTTCAGGCCACCGTCAATAACATCGCCGCCAGCCAGAAACTGATTCGCGAAAACGGCGATCTGGTAATGCCGGTGCGCACCACCGCCGACATCCGCAAGGCCAAGGAGCAGGGCAAGACCGGCATCCTCTTCGGTTTCCAGAATGCCCACGCCTATGAAGACCAGATCGGCTATGTCGAGGTGTTCAAGCAGCTGGGCGTCGGCATTGTGCAGATGTGCTACAACACCCAGAACCTGGTGGGCACCGGTTGCTACGAACGTGATGGCGGCCTGTCGGGTTTCGGTCGCGAAATCGTCGCCGAGATGAACCGCGTTGGCGTCATGTGCGACCTGTCTCACGTTGGCTCCAAGACCTCTGAAGAAGTCATCCTCGAATCGAAAAAACCTGTGTGCTACTCCCACTGCCTGCCGTCGGGGCTCAAAGAGCACCCGCGCAACAAGTCCGATGAAGAGCTCAAGTTCATTGCCGACCACGGCGGTTTTGTCGGCGTGACCATGTTCGCGCCATTCCTGGCCAAAGGCATCGATTCGACCATCGACGACTACGCCGAAGCCATCGAATACGTGATGAACCTCGTCGGCGAAGACGCCATCGGCATCGGCACAGATTTCACCCAGGGTCATGGCCAGGACTTCTTCGAATACCTGACCCACGACAAGGGCTACGCCCGCCGCCTGACCAGCTTCGGCAAGATCATCAACCCGCTGGGCATCCGTACCGTGGGCGAGTTCCCGAACCTGACCGAGACCCTGCTCAAGCGCGGCCACACCGAGCGCGTGGTGCGCAAGATCATGGGCGAGAACTGGGTCAATGTCCTCAAGGACGTCTGGGGCGAGTAA
- a CDS encoding electron transfer flavoprotein subunit alpha/FixB family protein: protein MSDIIRRDPRAEWIARNRLHPLHAAMQPAQHSWMGPNGVIRKNPHGMGFIGPNGIKRIDRSGEQQGGATKRTAAVEVQLPLHQVPAPAFYICVVPDMVGGRLSSHDRDLLGLAHQLAGSDGAVLAVVFGEHKETTFATAGVDRLLVLDGEEFSGYAPEQRVQGLRAVDNQFSPRHWLLPDSRSGGGELGRRFAAALAQRPATRVWQVKDQECIGRAGAGLQDLARPLARLILAAVECAEPVNETRHEALPVELSTTVARSLSRIEDLGAVAVDPAAIPMAEAEFIFSGGNGVKDWGLFHRTAEALGATEGASRVAVDDGFMARDRQVGASGTWVTARVYVAVGISGAIQHLQGIGACDKVVAINLDPGCDMIKRADLSVIGESAEILQALIEAVEAYRNDAKRDAA from the coding sequence ATGAGCGACATTATCCGCCGCGACCCGCGTGCCGAATGGATCGCCCGTAACCGTCTGCATCCGCTGCACGCGGCCATGCAACCGGCGCAACACAGCTGGATGGGGCCCAACGGCGTCATCCGCAAGAACCCGCATGGGATGGGTTTCATCGGACCCAACGGCATCAAACGGATCGACCGAAGTGGCGAACAACAGGGTGGCGCCACCAAGCGCACCGCCGCCGTTGAGGTGCAATTGCCGCTGCATCAAGTGCCAGCACCGGCGTTCTACATCTGCGTGGTGCCGGACATGGTCGGCGGCCGCTTGAGCAGCCACGACCGCGATCTGTTGGGCCTGGCTCATCAACTGGCCGGCAGCGACGGCGCGGTACTGGCCGTGGTGTTCGGCGAGCACAAGGAAACCACGTTCGCCACTGCAGGCGTCGATCGCTTGCTGGTGCTGGATGGCGAAGAATTCAGCGGTTATGCACCGGAACAGCGAGTCCAGGGCCTGCGGGCTGTGGATAACCAGTTCAGCCCGCGTCACTGGTTGCTGCCGGACAGCCGCAGCGGTGGCGGTGAATTGGGTCGGCGCTTTGCTGCGGCTTTGGCTCAACGCCCGGCCACGCGGGTCTGGCAGGTCAAGGATCAGGAGTGCATCGGCCGCGCTGGTGCGGGTTTGCAAGACTTGGCCCGTCCGCTTGCGCGCTTGATTCTGGCGGCCGTCGAGTGCGCCGAACCGGTCAACGAAACCCGTCATGAAGCCTTGCCCGTGGAGTTATCCACAACCGTGGCACGCAGCCTGTCGCGGATCGAAGATCTGGGTGCGGTGGCGGTGGACCCGGCGGCGATCCCCATGGCCGAAGCCGAGTTCATTTTCTCCGGCGGCAACGGGGTCAAGGACTGGGGACTTTTCCACAGGACAGCCGAAGCCCTCGGCGCGACCGAAGGCGCCTCGCGGGTGGCAGTGGACGACGGCTTCATGGCCCGCGACCGTCAGGTCGGCGCGTCCGGCACCTGGGTCACGGCACGGGTCTATGTGGCGGTGGGGATTTCCGGGGCGATCCAGCACCTGCAAGGCATTGGTGCCTGCGACAAGGTGGTGGCGATCAACCTTGACCCCGGTTGCGACATGATCAAGCGCGCGGACCTCTCGGTGATCGGCGAGAGCGCGGAGATTCTTCAAGCCTTGATCGAGGCGGTAGAGGCTTACCGCAACGACGCCAAGCGCGACGCGGCTTAA
- a CDS encoding GlxA family transcriptional regulator, translated as MSQDFYFLLMPGFSAIGFISAIEPLRVANRFRGELYRWHVLSADGGAVLASNGMSVNADAALEPLKKGATLLVVAGFEPLKFATPGLEHWLRRLDNEGVTLGAIDTGSFILAEAGLLDGHRLTLHWEAIDAFKESYPQLSVTQELFEIDRRRITSAGGTASIDLMLDLIAQAHGAELAIQVSEQFVLGRIRPRKDHQRMEVATRYGISNKKLVQVIGEMEQHSEPPLSTLELAESIKVTRRQLERLFRLHLNDTPSNFYLRLRLEKARQLLRQTDMSVLEVSIACGFESPSYFTRSYRAKYERCPREDRRTAKA; from the coding sequence ATGTCTCAGGATTTCTACTTCTTGTTGATGCCGGGTTTCTCGGCCATTGGCTTTATCTCGGCGATCGAGCCGCTGCGGGTCGCCAATCGCTTTCGTGGCGAACTGTATCGTTGGCATGTGCTGAGCGCGGACGGCGGCGCGGTGCTGGCCAGCAACGGCATGTCGGTCAACGCCGATGCGGCGCTGGAACCCTTGAAGAAAGGTGCGACGCTGCTGGTGGTCGCCGGGTTCGAACCTTTGAAGTTCGCGACTCCGGGGCTGGAGCATTGGCTGCGGCGGCTGGACAACGAAGGTGTAACCCTCGGCGCCATCGACACCGGCAGCTTCATCCTCGCCGAGGCGGGTCTGCTCGACGGGCATCGCCTGACCCTGCACTGGGAAGCCATCGACGCGTTCAAGGAATCTTATCCGCAGCTCAGCGTCACCCAGGAGCTGTTCGAAATCGACCGTCGGCGCATCACCTCTGCCGGTGGTACCGCTTCCATCGATTTGATGTTGGATTTGATCGCCCAGGCCCACGGTGCGGAACTGGCGATCCAGGTCAGTGAACAGTTCGTGCTCGGCCGTATTCGCCCGCGCAAGGACCACCAGCGCATGGAAGTCGCCACACGTTATGGCATCAGCAACAAGAAACTGGTGCAGGTGATCGGCGAGATGGAGCAGCACAGCGAACCGCCGTTGAGCACGCTGGAATTGGCGGAATCGATCAAGGTGACGCGGCGACAGCTGGAGCGATTGTTTCGGTTGCACCTGAACGACACACCGAGCAATTTCTACCTGCGGTTGCGCCTGGAAAAGGCGCGGCAGTTGTTGCGTCAGACCGACATGAGCGTGCTGGAAGTGAGCATTGCCTGTGGCTTTGAATCGCCGTCGTACTTCACCCGCAGTTATCGGGCGAAGTATGAGCGGTGCCCACGGGAAGATCGGCGCACCGCAAAAGCATGA